A single Lathamus discolor isolate bLatDis1 chromosome 16, bLatDis1.hap1, whole genome shotgun sequence DNA region contains:
- the KLHL21 gene encoding kelch-like protein 21 isoform X3, giving the protein MQLPLLRTAGGSGLPALPSPPPRAVHPGGGRLAVIYPLPSCHPSGSVRGDAVCSPLGMAASTGTSGGTAAAEPAHAVSLLRGLSALRAERSLLDVTVVAGGREFGAHRAVLAAASGYFRAMFGGALREARAERVRLHGVEPECLARLLDFAYTGRVGRLGPDIAERLLRAADLLQFPTVKEACGAWLARQLEPANALDMQDFAEAFACPALAAAAHRFVLRHVGELGAQLERLPLPRLLSYLRDDGLCVPKEEAAFQLALRWVRADPAARAPLLPQLLAHVRLPFVRRFYLLAHVEGEPLVARCPPCLRLLQEARDFQAARLDRHDHGLCARMRPRPSTGLAEILVLVGGCDRDCDELVTVDCYNPRTGHWRYLAEFPEHLGGGYSVAALGNDIYVTGGSDGSRLYDCVWRYNSSVNEWTEVSPMLKAREYHSSTVLDGLLYVIASDSTERYDHALDSWEALQPMLYPMDNCSTTSCRGKLFAIGSLAGKESMVMQCYDPDSDLWTLVNCGHLPPWSFAPKTVTLNGLMYFIRQTSKHCV; this is encoded by the exons ATGCAACTGCCGCTGCTCCGCACGGCGGGCGGCTCTGGGCTGCCGGCTCTCCCCTCGCCCCCACCACGGGCCGTTCATCCTGGCGGCGGGCGCCTCGCCGTTATCTacccccttccttcctgccaCCCGAGTGGCTCCGTGCGCGGTGACGCCGTGTGCTCTCCCCTAGGCATGGCGGCCAGCACCGGCACCAGCGGCGggacggcggcggcggagccggCACACGCGGTGTCGCTGCTGCGGGGCCTGAGCGCGCTGCGGGCGGAGCGGAGCCTGCTGGACGTGACGGTGGTGGCGGGCGGGCGCGAGTTCGGGGCGCACCGCGCCGTGCTGGCCGCCGCCTCGGGCTACTTCCGCGCCATGTTCGGCGGGGCGCTGCGGGAGGCGCGGGCCGAACGCGTGCGGCTGCACGGAGTGGAGCCCGAGTGCCTGGCGCGCCTGCTCGACTTCGCCTACACCGGCCGCGTCGGGCGGCTGGGCCCGGACATCGCCGAGCGCCTGCTGCGCGCCGCGGACCTGCTGCAGTTCCCCACCGTCAAGGAGGCCTGCGGCGCCTGGCTGGCGCGGCAGCTGGAGCCCGCCAACGCCTTGGACATGCAGGACTTCGCCGAAGCCTTCGCCTGCCCGGCGCTGGCGGCCGCGGCGCATCGCTTCGTGCTGCGGCACGTGGGGGAGCTGGGCGCGCAGCTGGAGCGGCTGCCGCTGCCGCGGCTCCTGTCCTACCTGCGGGACGACGGGCTCTGCGTCCCCAAGGAGGAGGCCGCCTTCCAGCTCGCGCTGCGCTGGGTGCGTGCGGACCCGGCCGCCCGCGCCCCGCTGCTGCCGCAGCTCCTGGCTCACGTCCGCCTGCCCTTCGTGCGCCGGTTCTACCTGCTGGCGCACGTGGAGGGCGAGCCGCTGGTGGCGCGCTGCCCGCCCTGCCTGCGCCTCCTGCAAGAGGCCCGCGACTTCCAGGCCGCCCGCCTCGACCGGCACGACCACGGCCTCTGCGCCCGCATGCGCCCGCGGCCCTCCACCGGCCTCGCCGAGATCCTCGTCCTGGTCGGCGGCTGCGACCGCGACTGCGACGAGCTCGTCACTGTCGACTGCTACAACCCGCGCACCGGGCACTGGCGCTACCTGGCCGAGTTCCCCGAGCACCTCGGAGGGGGCTACAGCGTGGCAGCGTTGGGCAATGACATCTACGTCACTG GGGGGTCCGACGGGTCCAGGCTGTACGACTGCGTGTGGAGGTACAACTCCAGCGTGAACGAGTGGACGGAGGTGTCCCCCATGCTGAAGGCCAGGGAATACCACAGCTCCACGGTGCTGGATGGGCTGCTCTACGTCATCGCCTCGGACAGCACGGAGCGCTACGACCACGCGCTGGATAGCTGGGAGGCCCTGCAGCCCATGCTGTACCCCATGGACAACTGCTCCACCACGTCCTGCCGCGGCAAGCTGTTCGCCATCGGCTCCCTGGCTGGCAAAGAGTCCATGGTGATGCAGTGCTACGACCCCGACAGCGATCTCTGGACCCTCGTAAACTGCGGGCATCTTCCCCCCTGGTCCTTCGCCCCAAAGACGGTCACCCTCAATGGCCTCATGTACTTCATAAG ACAGACCTCAAAGCACTGTGTTTAA